From a region of the Bradyrhizobium manausense genome:
- a CDS encoding glycosyltransferase family 4 protein, whose protein sequence is MRVLIATDAWHPQVNGVVRTLTSLAAAAKALDVEIDFLTPDGFRSWPLPTYPGLRIALPSAREIARRIERCAPEALHIATEGPIGWAARAYCRRNGLAFTTSYTTRFPEYVSVRTGIPDAVGYAVLRHFHDAAAMTMVATPSLRQELSARGFKRLGFWGRGVNTELFHPDSPAELDLPRPIFMTMGRVAVEKNLEAFLALDLPGTKVVVGDGPQKATLEKKYPDAVFLGEKKGADLTAHLAAADVFVFPSLTDTFGVVQLEALACGTPVAAFPVTGPKDVIADHPIGAIDNDLRAACLRALTMSRETCRNFALERSWENSARQFVGNLTSLQPSRALRASPVMARRPVRG, encoded by the coding sequence ATGCGGGTATTAATCGCGACTGACGCCTGGCATCCGCAGGTCAACGGTGTTGTCCGGACGCTGACCTCGCTGGCAGCCGCCGCCAAGGCCCTCGATGTCGAGATCGACTTCCTGACGCCTGACGGCTTCAGGTCCTGGCCACTGCCGACCTATCCGGGCCTGCGCATCGCACTGCCCTCGGCTAGGGAGATCGCGCGGCGGATCGAGAGGTGCGCACCCGAAGCGCTGCACATCGCGACCGAAGGTCCGATCGGCTGGGCCGCGCGCGCCTATTGCCGCCGCAACGGGCTCGCCTTCACCACCTCCTACACGACGCGCTTTCCGGAATATGTCTCGGTACGGACCGGCATTCCCGATGCCGTCGGCTATGCCGTGCTGCGCCACTTCCACGATGCCGCCGCCATGACCATGGTGGCGACGCCGTCGCTGCGGCAGGAGCTCTCGGCGCGCGGCTTCAAGCGGCTCGGCTTCTGGGGGCGCGGTGTCAACACCGAGCTGTTCCATCCCGATAGTCCTGCCGAGCTCGATCTGCCGCGTCCGATCTTCATGACCATGGGCCGTGTCGCTGTGGAGAAGAATCTCGAGGCGTTCCTCGCGCTCGATTTGCCCGGCACCAAGGTCGTCGTCGGCGACGGCCCGCAGAAGGCGACGCTCGAGAAGAAATATCCTGATGCAGTCTTCCTTGGCGAGAAGAAGGGCGCGGATCTCACCGCGCATCTCGCCGCTGCGGACGTCTTCGTGTTCCCGAGTCTCACAGACACGTTCGGCGTGGTGCAGTTGGAAGCGCTCGCCTGCGGCACGCCGGTTGCGGCGTTCCCGGTGACCGGTCCGAAGGACGTCATCGCCGATCATCCGATCGGCGCGATCGACAATGATCTGCGTGCCGCGTGCCTGCGCGCGCTCACCATGTCGCGCGAGACCTGTCGCAACTTTGCGCTGGAGCGTTCCTGGGAAAACAGCGCGCGTCAGTTCGTCGGAAACCTCACCTCACTTCAGCCCAGCCGCGCCTTGCGCGCTTCGCCCGTCATGGCGCGGCGGCCGGTGCGCGGCTGA
- a CDS encoding L,D-transpeptidase, giving the protein MFNLDTLKTYSRAVAVSAVAITAIAFAGPAKAAPVQLFPFFQPLPTMTAPQPYQPYQAPTYQTAPSDDQDAVETPARFRRQTVSYSTREAPGTIIIDTPNTYLYYVLGNGQAIRYGIGVGRDGFTWSGTQSVTKKAEWPDWTPPPEMIQRQPYLPRHMAGGPGNPLGARAMYLGGTVYRIHGTNAPDTIGKHVSSGCIRLTNDDVTDLYSRVNVGTKVIVLPMSERRAELR; this is encoded by the coding sequence ATGTTCAATCTGGACACGTTGAAGACGTATTCGCGCGCCGTTGCCGTCAGTGCAGTGGCAATCACCGCAATCGCATTTGCCGGCCCGGCCAAAGCCGCGCCCGTACAGCTGTTTCCATTCTTCCAGCCGCTGCCGACGATGACCGCGCCGCAGCCGTACCAGCCCTATCAGGCGCCGACCTACCAGACCGCGCCGTCAGATGATCAGGACGCGGTCGAGACGCCCGCGCGCTTCCGTCGCCAGACCGTCAGCTACTCAACACGTGAAGCCCCGGGCACCATCATCATCGATACGCCCAACACTTATCTCTATTACGTGCTCGGCAACGGCCAGGCGATCCGCTACGGTATCGGCGTCGGCCGCGACGGATTCACCTGGTCGGGCACGCAGTCGGTGACCAAGAAGGCCGAGTGGCCGGATTGGACGCCGCCGCCGGAAATGATTCAGCGCCAGCCTTATCTGCCGCGCCACATGGCCGGTGGCCCCGGCAACCCGCTCGGCGCACGCGCCATGTATCTCGGCGGCACGGTCTACCGCATCCACGGCACCAACGCTCCTGATACGATCGGCAAGCACGTCTCGTCCGGCTGCATCCGCCTGACCAACGACGACGTCACCGACCTCTATTCCCGCGTCAACGTCGGCACCAAGGTGATCGTGCTGCCGATGTCGGAGCGGAGAGCCGAGCTTCGCTGA
- a CDS encoding class I SAM-dependent methyltransferase encodes MAKIMNLDGAQQLDLTRGTVEQAYDRWAPVYDLVFGGVFAKGRQAAIAATNKIGGRVLEVGVGTGISLPLYAPSLRIFGTDISEAMLDKARRRVSEGNLKNIEGLAVMDAEKLEFPDNSFDVVMAQYVVTAVPNPETALDEFARVLRPGGELIILTRVSADTGMRRFIEQKLQPVVRPLGFRTAEFAWSRYAKWLSGAKGIELAERRLIPPLGHFSLVRFRKVDIAKAA; translated from the coding sequence ATGGCTAAGATCATGAACCTTGACGGCGCCCAGCAGCTCGACCTCACCCGCGGTACGGTCGAGCAGGCCTATGATCGCTGGGCGCCGGTCTACGATCTCGTGTTCGGCGGCGTGTTCGCCAAGGGTCGTCAGGCCGCGATCGCAGCCACCAACAAGATCGGCGGTCGCGTGCTCGAGGTCGGCGTCGGCACCGGCATCTCGCTGCCGCTCTATGCCCCGAGCCTGCGCATCTTCGGCACCGACATTTCGGAAGCGATGCTCGACAAGGCGCGCCGCCGCGTCAGCGAGGGCAATCTGAAGAACATCGAGGGCCTCGCGGTGATGGACGCCGAGAAGCTCGAATTCCCGGACAATTCCTTCGACGTCGTGATGGCGCAGTATGTCGTCACCGCCGTGCCGAATCCGGAGACCGCGCTCGACGAATTCGCCCGTGTGCTGCGTCCGGGCGGCGAGCTGATCATTCTCACCCGCGTCAGCGCCGACACCGGCATGCGCCGTTTCATCGAGCAGAAGCTCCAGCCGGTGGTGCGTCCACTCGGCTTCCGCACCGCGGAGTTCGCCTGGTCGCGCTATGCGAAGTGGCTCTCTGGTGCCAAGGGTATCGAGCTCGCCGAGCGCCGCCTGATTCCGCCGCTCGGCCATTTCTCGCTGGTGCGCTTCCGCAAGGTCGACATCGCCAAGGCAGCCTGA
- a CDS encoding aminotransferase class III-fold pyridoxal phosphate-dependent enzyme — METTLPILSMSVAAAASAAAVLPKIKARVELSRAKHRSLAGHSKMSRRVAKLLPFYEFEGDKYFGCDGAPDNVVKQRKDAFFRLASIYADRYPRGRAMTKEAAETISDLNFTESYRVPFQFSRLVREHLGTSTFMESSSGVTVTDVDGNTSYDLTGSYGVNIFGNDFYKKCIEGSEKRAHALGPVLGPYHPVILENVQRLCQISGLDEVSFHMSGTEAVMQAVRLARYHTRRTHLVRFAGAYHGWWGDVQPGVGNPIAAHETYTLSEMSEKTLHVLRTRKDIACVLVNPLQGLHPNGNAPGDSSLVDSSRGGNFDRAAYTEWLKKLREVCTERGIVLIFDEVFVGFRLAAGGAQEYFGVRADMVTYGKSLAGGLPVGAVCGKKDLMRRFRDDRPADICFARGTFNSHPYVMTAMDEFLSRLASPNFRAIYDGLDATWNGRVQKLNERMTDAKLPVQFANFSSIWTVKYTTPSRYNWMLQYYLRAEGLSLSWVGTGRLIFSLNYTDADFAEVADRFVRAAEKMKADGFWWHDGVLTNKNIKRQILKEMLAKRFGR; from the coding sequence ATGGAAACGACACTCCCGATTCTCTCGATGTCCGTGGCCGCCGCAGCATCTGCTGCCGCCGTCCTTCCGAAGATCAAGGCGCGGGTCGAACTGTCCCGCGCCAAACACCGTTCGCTCGCCGGGCACTCCAAGATGTCGCGCCGGGTGGCCAAGCTGCTGCCGTTCTACGAGTTCGAAGGTGACAAATATTTCGGCTGCGACGGCGCGCCTGACAACGTGGTGAAGCAGCGCAAGGACGCCTTCTTCCGTCTCGCTAGCATCTACGCCGATCGTTACCCCCGGGGACGCGCGATGACGAAGGAGGCGGCGGAGACGATCTCCGACCTCAACTTCACCGAAAGCTACCGCGTGCCGTTCCAGTTCTCGCGCCTCGTCCGCGAGCATCTGGGCACCTCGACCTTCATGGAGTCGTCCAGCGGCGTCACCGTCACCGATGTCGACGGCAACACCTCCTACGACCTCACGGGATCCTACGGCGTCAATATCTTCGGCAACGACTTCTACAAGAAGTGCATCGAGGGCTCCGAGAAGCGCGCGCATGCGCTCGGCCCCGTGCTCGGCCCGTACCACCCCGTCATCCTCGAGAACGTGCAGCGGCTCTGCCAGATCTCCGGCCTCGACGAGGTCTCGTTCCACATGTCCGGCACCGAAGCCGTGATGCAGGCGGTGCGGCTCGCGCGTTACCATACCAGGCGCACGCATCTCGTACGCTTCGCGGGCGCCTATCACGGCTGGTGGGGCGACGTGCAGCCCGGCGTCGGCAATCCCATCGCCGCGCACGAGACCTACACCCTCTCCGAAATGTCCGAGAAGACGCTGCACGTGCTGCGCACGCGCAAGGACATCGCCTGCGTGCTGGTCAATCCGCTGCAGGGCCTGCATCCGAACGGCAACGCGCCTGGCGATTCCTCGCTGGTGGACTCGTCCCGCGGCGGTAACTTTGACCGCGCGGCGTACACCGAGTGGCTGAAGAAGCTGCGCGAGGTCTGCACCGAGCGCGGCATTGTCTTGATCTTCGACGAAGTCTTCGTCGGCTTCCGCCTCGCCGCCGGCGGCGCCCAGGAATATTTCGGCGTCAGGGCCGACATGGTGACGTACGGCAAGAGCCTCGCCGGCGGCCTGCCGGTTGGCGCGGTCTGCGGCAAGAAGGACCTGATGCGGCGCTTCCGCGACGACCGTCCCGCCGACATCTGCTTCGCCCGCGGCACCTTCAATTCGCATCCCTATGTCATGACGGCAATGGACGAGTTTCTGAGCCGGCTCGCCAGCCCGAACTTCCGCGCCATCTATGACGGGCTGGACGCGACCTGGAACGGCCGCGTCCAAAAGCTCAACGAGAGGATGACCGACGCAAAACTGCCGGTGCAGTTCGCCAACTTCTCGTCGATCTGGACGGTGAAATACACCACACCGTCCCGCTACAACTGGATGCTGCAATACTACCTGCGCGCCGAAGGCCTGTCGCTGAGCTGGGTCGGCACCGGCCGGCTGATCTTCAGCCTCAACTACACTGACGCCGACTTCGCGGAGGTCGCCGACCGCTTCGTCCGCGCCGCCGAGAAGATGAAGGCCGATGGCTTCTGGTGGCACGACGGCGTGCTCACCAACAAGAACATCAAGCGTCAGATCTTGAAAGAGATGCTGGCCAAGCGCTTTGGACGCTGA